In the genome of Pseudomonas putida, one region contains:
- the nth gene encoding endonuclease III has product MNAAKRLEIFRRLHEDNPDPKTELAYTTPFELLIAVILSAQATDVGVNKATARLYPVANTPEAIYALGVEGLSEYIKTIGLYNSKAKNVIETCRLLIEHHGSEVPQTREALEALPGVGRKTANVVLNTAFRQPAMAVDTHIFRVSNRTGIAPGKTVLEVEKKLMKFVPRDYLLDAHHWLILHGRYVCQARKPRCASCRIEDLCEYKHKTSDD; this is encoded by the coding sequence ATGAATGCCGCCAAACGCCTCGAGATCTTTCGCAGGCTGCACGAAGACAATCCCGATCCGAAAACCGAACTGGCCTACACCACGCCTTTCGAACTGTTGATTGCTGTGATCCTTTCCGCCCAGGCGACGGACGTCGGCGTCAACAAAGCCACTGCTCGACTGTATCCAGTTGCCAACACCCCAGAGGCTATCTATGCCTTGGGCGTCGAAGGGTTAAGCGAATACATCAAGACCATCGGCCTCTATAACAGCAAGGCCAAGAACGTCATCGAAACCTGTCGTTTGCTGATTGAACATCACGGCAGCGAAGTGCCACAGACCCGCGAAGCCCTGGAAGCATTGCCTGGCGTAGGTCGCAAAACCGCGAACGTCGTACTCAACACCGCCTTCCGTCAGCCCGCCATGGCAGTCGACACGCATATTTTCCGTGTCAGCAACCGCACCGGAATCGCCCCTGGAAAGACCGTGCTGGAAGTGGAAAAGAAACTGATGAAGTTCGTGCCTCGAGACTATCTGCTCGACGCCCACCACTGGCTCATCCTCCATGGACGCTATGTCTGCCAGGCACGCAAGCCTCGCTGCGCAAGCTGTCGGATCGAGGATTTATGCGAGTACAAGCACAAGACTTCGGACGATTGA
- a CDS encoding response regulator transcription factor, whose product MNKVLIVDDHPVIRLAVRMLMERHGYEVVAETDNGVDALQLIREHLPDIVILDIGIPKLDGLEVIARMACISPGSKVLVLTSQAAGHFSMRCMQAGAAGYVCKQQDLTELLSAIKAVLSGYSYFPNQALHKTRGCVKGGSEEEMVQRLSGREVMVLKELASGKSNKEIADSMFLSNKTVSTYKTRLLLKLNAHSLVDLIELAQRHGLSRP is encoded by the coding sequence ATGAATAAAGTGCTTATTGTGGATGATCATCCGGTAATTCGTCTTGCCGTACGCATGCTGATGGAGCGGCATGGATACGAGGTGGTGGCGGAAACCGACAATGGTGTGGATGCCTTGCAATTGATCCGGGAACATCTTCCGGACATCGTGATACTGGATATCGGTATTCCGAAGCTTGATGGCCTGGAGGTCATTGCCCGGATGGCATGCATCAGCCCAGGCAGCAAAGTGCTAGTGCTCACCTCGCAGGCGGCGGGGCATTTTTCGATGCGTTGCATGCAGGCCGGTGCTGCTGGGTATGTGTGCAAGCAGCAAGACCTGACCGAGTTGCTCAGTGCGATCAAGGCGGTGCTGTCTGGATACAGCTATTTCCCCAATCAGGCGCTGCACAAGACTCGGGGGTGCGTGAAAGGCGGTAGTGAGGAGGAGATGGTCCAGCGTCTCTCCGGCAGAGAGGTGATGGTGTTGAAGGAGCTGGCCAGCGGCAAGAGCAACAAGGAAATCGCCGACAGCATGTTCCTTAGCAACAAGACGGTGAGCACCTACAAGACACGTCTATTGCTCAAGCTCAATGCCCATTCGCTGGTCGATCTCATCGAACTCGCCCAACGCCATGGCTTGTCCCGCCCCTGA
- a CDS encoding PA3496 family putative envelope integrity protein, whose amino-acid sequence MSTDKDELSIDDEFSTSEDDAEPQVEPAKTNLSKRRTIDNLLEERRLQKQLADFDYDL is encoded by the coding sequence ATGAGTACCGATAAAGACGAGCTGTCGATCGACGACGAATTTTCCACCTCGGAAGACGACGCAGAGCCTCAGGTGGAACCTGCAAAGACCAATTTGAGCAAACGCCGCACCATCGACAACCTTCTCGAGGAGCGGCGCCTGCAAAAGCAACTTGCCGACTTTGACTACGACCTGTGA